A genomic window from Salvia miltiorrhiza cultivar Shanhuang (shh) chromosome 5, IMPLAD_Smil_shh, whole genome shotgun sequence includes:
- the LOC130985845 gene encoding LOW QUALITY PROTEIN: transcription initiation factor IIF subunit alpha-like (The sequence of the model RefSeq protein was modified relative to this genomic sequence to represent the inferred CDS: deleted 1 base in 1 codon), with protein MSIDLILKPSCGACGSTTELYGSTCKHLTLCVSCGKSMAEKRSKCYECGTPITRLIREYNVRASASASASSSNDKNYFIARFASGLPNFKKKNENKWSLQKEGLQGRQVTDTLREKFKNKPWLLEDETGQFQFHGHLEGTQTATYYLLMLQGKEFVAIPAGSWYNFNKVAQYKQLTLEEAEEKMNNRRKTADGYQRWMMKATHSGAAAFGEVEKFDGREGAAAGGRGRKKTTGDDDEANTSDRGDEDEDEESARKNRLGLNKKSGDDDEEGPRGGDLDFDDDDIEKGDDWEHEEIFTDDDEAVGIDPEEREDLAPEIPAPPEIKQDDEDEDEADEEDKEGGLSKSGKELKKLLGRSNGLNDSDSEDDDDDDDAEDDISPVLAPKKEAPKEEPVHNNSPLKATNSTAGRGTPSTSKSSKGKRKVSSEESKTPNSAPLKKVKTENETKAVKDENVSSSKSVAHPKGAMAPTSSKSVPAPATGPVTEDEIRAVLLPKTPVTTKDLLAKFRSRLKTKEEKDAFSAIMKRISKIQKTSGATNYVVLRDNLA; from the exons ATGTCCATAGATTTGATATTGAAGCCGTCGTGCGGTGCCTGTGGATCGACGACGGAGCTCTACGGAAGCACGTGCAAGCACCTGACGCTCTGCGTGAGCTGTGGCAAATCTATGGCCGAGAAACGTTCCAAATGCTACGAGTGCGGCACCCCTATCACTCGCCTGATTAGG GAATATAATGTACGTGCCAGTGCCAGTGCCAGTGCCAGTTCCAGCAACGACAAAAATTACTTCATTGCAAGATTTGCCTCAGGATTACCAAATTTTAAGAAGAAGAATGAGAATAAATGGTCGTTGCAGAAAGAAGGTTTGCAGGGGCGCCAAGTGACTGATACTTTGAGG GAGAAGTTTAAGAATAAACCTTGGCTGCTGGAAGACGAAACCGGTCAGTTTCAGTTCCATGGTCACCTTGAGGGCACACAGACAGCCACATATTATCTTCTAATGCTTCAAGGGAAGGAATTTGTTGCTATACCTGCTGGTTCCTG GTACAATTTTAACAAAGTGGCACAATATAAGCAACTCACTTTGGAGGAAGCCGAGGAAAAGATGAATAATAGAAGGAAAACAGCTGATGGCTACCAGAGATGGATGATGAAGGCAACACACAGTGGAGCTGCAGCCTTTGGTGAAGTTGAGAAGTTTGACGGTCGGGAAGGTGCAGCTGCTGGTGGGAGGGGGCGCAAAAAAACTACAGGGGATGATGATGAAGCCAATACATCAGATAGaggagatgaagatgaagatgaagagtCAGCAAGAAAAAACAGGTTGGGGCTCAACAAGAAAAGTGGGGATGATGATGAAGAAGGTCCAAGAGGTGGTGACCTTGATTTTGATGATGACGATATTGAGAAAG GTGATGATTGGGAGCATGAAGAAATTTTCACTGACGATGATGAAGCTGTTGGAATTGATCCTGAGGAACGAGAAGATTTGGCTCCCGAGATCCCTGCACCTCCAGAAATTAAGCAG gatgatgaggatgaggatgaagCTGATGAAGAAGACAAGGAG GGGGGGTTGAGTAAATCTGGAAAAGAGCTGAAGAAGCTGCTTGGACGATCTAATGGACTGAATGATTCCGATTCAGAGGATgacgacgacgatgatgat GCGGAAGATGATATATCTCCTGTGCTCGCCCCAAAGAAGGAAGCTCCAAAAGAAGAGCCAGTTCATAACAACAGTCCCCTCAAAGCAACAAATTCTACAGCTGGTCGTGGAACACCATCTACTTCAAAATCGTCCAAGGGGAAAAGAAAAGTCAGCAGCGAGGAGTCAAAAACACCAAATAGTGCACCTTTAAAGAAAGTGAAAACAGAAAAT GAAACAAAAGCTGTGAAAGATGAGAATGTTTCATCCTCAAAAAGCGTTGCACATCCTAAAGGTGCAATGGCTCCCACATCATCAAAAAGTGTGCCAGCACCAGCGACTGGACCAGTTACTGAAGATGAAATCCGGGCTGTTCTACTACCAAAGACGCCAGTGACCACAAAGGATCTTCTGGCTAAATTCAGATCCAGACTGAAGACGAAAGAG GAAAAGGATGCTTTTTCAGCTATAATGAAAAGGATATCAAAGATCCAGAAGACCAGCGGTGCAACAAATTATGTAGTCCTAAGAGATAATTTGGCGTAG
- the LOC130985860 gene encoding uncharacterized protein LOC130985860 encodes MSSATQDGSNGFVRGGRVNKTDKTRRSWSTQEEAVLLAALKELVVQGWKSDNGFRPGYLTKLEEAMKKVFPTTDLKGMPHINSKTTTWKKQYYSLTQILGNTGVGFNVNGMHMVDCNDEQWEQIIKVSRCSYCNIKFRLYKSVPIGLRDIAKILETHVTISEKLNAFLDVSESKISIKLCVECLHGEDESG; translated from the exons ATGAGTTCCGCGACACAAG ATGGGAGCAACGGGTTTGTTCGTGGGGGTCGGGTAAACAAGACCGACAAGACTCGACGCAGTTGGTCTACTCAAGAGGAGGCAGTGCTGCTAGCGGCGTTGAAAGAATTGGTGGTGCAAGGATGGAAATCCGACAACGGATTTCGGCCAGGTTATTTGACTAAGTTGGAGGAGGCTATGAAAAAGGTATTCCCAACCACTGACTTGAAAGGGATGCCACATATAAACTCAAAAACCACGACATGGAAGAAGCAATACTATTCGCTAACGCAAATATTGGGGAATACTGGGGTGGGCTTCAATGTGAATGGCATGCATATGGTGGATTGTAATGACGAGCAATGGGAGCAAATCATCAAGGTTAGTAGGTGTTCATATTGtaatattaaattcaggttgtacAAGAGTGTACCGATCGGTCTCCGGGATATTGCAAAGATACTTGAAACTCACGTAACGATCTCGGAGAAACTCAACGCGTTCCTCGACGTCTCCGAAAGTAAAATTAGCATTAAACTTTGCGTTGAGTGTCTTCATGGCGAAGATGAGAGCGGGTGA